Below is a window of Campylobacter canadensis DNA.
ATCACCTTTTAGGGCTAGAATGAGAGCTGCTTTGCGTGGCAAGGGTGTGCTTGGAAACACTAACATTGATACAAACTTGGATAAAAGAAATTATTTTACAACAGAGATTAGACCATTTGAGATAGGTAACGGACTTGTATCAAATAACCTAACCTATGAAAAGACACAAGATATTGATTTTATCAAAGAATGCACGGAAGAATTACCTGAATGGTTAGGGCGTGAAACTTATAAATATATAATTACTTCATTGACCCACGATTTAACGAATGTTTGCGTTGCAGACGCTACAAATGGTTTTAAAAAGCATAATAAAGGTACAAGTGTAGAAAAAGCTTGTAAAGAATGCACTAAAGGCGATGTATTAAAAGTATCTACAATTAGACACGCTATTAAAATGGCGAAAAACGGAGATAGATTTAATGGAGAGCCAACATTTGCTATCCCACCACTGGCAATTAGAAGCACTACTAAGCAAGGTATAGAAATAACGCAAGAACAATACGCATTATTTATATCAAGCACACAAGCAGAACAATTAAAAGCCGACTCTGAATGGAAGGAGTTGCAAAAGAAAAATATAGATGGAGAATTAAATCCATTATTTACAGGACTCATAGGCGTAATTGATAATTGCGTGGTGGTTGAACTTCCTGAGTGGAACTTAAGTGTTGATGGTGGAATAATTACAAGTGATTTTAGCGAAAGCGAGTTTAAGCATTATGTAACTAGAACTTTAGGTGGTGTAAAAGAGTTTAAATCAAATGCTATGTATAAAGGCAAAGATACTGAAACTTGCATAGGTTTTTTAATTGGTGCAGGTGCATTGCAATACGCTGCAAGTAATGATACAAAAATCGTAATTGAAAGAAAGGATTACGACAGAAAAGTCGGCGTTGCTATTACAAAGCTACTCGGAGTTGCAAAATCAAGATTTGAAAATACTAATTACGAAGATGATTTAATGAATGCTTATAATGATTTAGATTATGGCGTTATTGGAATAATTTCAAGTAAGGAGTAAGAATATGAGAGTTTATAGCAAAATACAAGCAGTAATTAAAAAGATTGAAACAAAAGAATTAGTAAATGACAAAATATATTTAGGATGTTTTCCAAAAGACTATTTTATAAAATCAATAAAAGCGATTACAACACAAGCAAGTGAAGCTACAACATCGGCTAAAATAGTTGATGGTGATAATAAGGATGTGTTATGTGATATTGATTTAGCAACAAAAGACACTATTAAAGAAATAGGTCTTTATCAGTATCAAACAAATAATATAAAAGACCTTTATTTAGAGCTTAGCAAAGGCAAACCTACTAAAGGCGAAGTTATTATTTATTATGAAATGATAGCACCAAGCACACAGATGGTAGAGTTTTCATAAAATGATAAAAGCAAAACATTTTATAGGCCTGATTTTGAATCAATTAGTTGCTAAAGATGAGAGCAATTATGATGAAGATAAAATATTGTTTTATTTAAATATGTCTTTGAAAGTTCTTGTTAGCGAACTTGATTTAAATATAAAAACTATTGAATGTGAGCTAATTAAAGGGGTTCAATACCCCTTTCCTTCAGATTTAGTAAAATTATTAGCAGTTAAAAATGATAATGAAAACATAAATATATATTCGTATGAATATTATGCGAATAAAAAAATAAATGAA
It encodes the following:
- a CDS encoding DUF4043 family protein, translating into MNIDRIKNWAAEPLVAVEIAKEIEREYVKQNRFLALAGTGNDRAIRLKTIKDLSPFRARMRAALRGKGVLGNTNIDTNLDKRNYFTTEIRPFEIGNGLVSNNLTYEKTQDIDFIKECTEELPEWLGRETYKYIITSLTHDLTNVCVADATNGFKKHNKGTSVEKACKECTKGDVLKVSTIRHAIKMAKNGDRFNGEPTFAIPPLAIRSTTKQGIEITQEQYALFISSTQAEQLKADSEWKELQKKNIDGELNPLFTGLIGVIDNCVVVELPEWNLSVDGGIITSDFSESEFKHYVTRTLGGVKEFKSNAMYKGKDTETCIGFLIGAGALQYAASNDTKIVIERKDYDRKVGVAITKLLGVAKSRFENTNYEDDLMNAYNDLDYGVIGIISSKE